The proteins below are encoded in one region of Segatella copri:
- a CDS encoding ATP-binding protein, translating to MERKKQTGHICRWMACGIMAAILIIGCTIMIGLSEWHDRKEIECRNTELHEWRKDMHDLNMHIAEISLLGETVADWDATDVEDYHQLRMEVDHMLENMGKMSRQIEAENLRQLFVEKERLLLQIRNAVQKRNDIHEELTTEVPKIVAKSKKEQQVQSSIPRPAVQKKKQGFWARLFGKEEKAAVDTMKRPQPTATTQMLSVLNQKIVVRHQQQSRKVNGHLDSLGIRNEAINHHLQKMIAVVDEHVNKGIVEREQQIATLEGNYTYYYIGMLSLLILVLFCMFLQVIRNKKRTDQLIGKLNTKNQQNIELLTQRRQTIQAITHELRIPLATLKHHLGVMKKESADEIDISLEAVAGMEQMLNDLLDYFRLDNGKETIIAKPFTVKGLGTRLASEFAGLADKKGLVLIVESSSDDIVLGDKEKIQRIVRNLLSNALKFTDAGSVTLRLSYEGGMLFISVHDTGTGMDEEEQQQIFDAFRQLSNAATKDGFGLGLSIVKNLVDMMDGKIELSSKKNVGSTITVEIPLPLVHEKDIERENEMIGDNRAEVVVIDDNELILHRMQGIFAENGIRCDTSMSMDELLAKMREKDYDILFTDLKMQGANGYDVLKILRMSNIGNSRTIPVVAVTGSAGITEDYLTGKGFSGCLSKPFSPNELMSVANRFIQKEVNGKGNIDLIPLYEFGEKQRTLWLFEEETEENIRRIDKAWEKGDRHELKEILHSMRGTWELIGCGEKLNRVFSSVKNTTTTDKEIAQGICEIKRQCEDIIQAIHEEQEGGMK from the coding sequence ATGGAACGCAAGAAACAGACTGGACATATCTGCCGATGGATGGCATGCGGTATCATGGCAGCCATTCTCATCATAGGATGTACCATTATGATCGGCCTATCAGAATGGCACGACAGGAAAGAGATAGAATGCAGGAACACAGAACTGCATGAGTGGCGCAAGGATATGCATGATTTGAACATGCATATCGCCGAGATATCGTTGCTTGGCGAGACGGTAGCAGACTGGGATGCCACTGACGTAGAAGACTATCATCAACTTCGGATGGAAGTGGACCATATGTTGGAGAATATGGGGAAGATGAGCCGTCAGATAGAAGCAGAGAATCTCCGTCAGCTGTTTGTTGAGAAGGAAAGACTGTTATTGCAAATCAGGAATGCCGTACAGAAGCGCAATGATATTCATGAGGAGCTGACGACGGAAGTGCCCAAGATCGTTGCGAAAAGCAAGAAGGAGCAGCAAGTACAGTCCTCCATTCCCCGTCCTGCGGTTCAAAAGAAAAAACAGGGATTTTGGGCACGACTGTTCGGAAAAGAAGAGAAGGCTGCCGTTGATACCATGAAGCGTCCACAGCCCACCGCTACGACCCAAATGCTGTCTGTGCTCAATCAGAAGATTGTCGTCAGGCATCAGCAACAGAGCCGTAAGGTCAATGGGCATCTGGACAGTCTGGGCATCCGAAATGAAGCCATCAACCATCATCTGCAGAAAATGATTGCCGTTGTTGACGAGCATGTCAACAAGGGAATCGTGGAAAGAGAGCAGCAGATAGCCACACTGGAAGGTAACTATACCTATTATTATATAGGTATGCTCTCCCTATTGATTCTGGTATTATTCTGTATGTTCCTGCAGGTTATCAGAAACAAGAAAAGAACCGATCAGCTCATCGGAAAACTGAATACCAAAAACCAGCAGAACATAGAACTTCTCACCCAGCGCCGCCAGACCATACAGGCTATCACCCATGAGCTGCGAATCCCGTTGGCAACCCTCAAACACCATCTGGGTGTCATGAAGAAAGAATCTGCTGATGAAATAGATATCTCTTTGGAAGCCGTAGCAGGTATGGAGCAGATGCTCAATGATTTGTTGGACTATTTCCGACTGGACAACGGGAAGGAGACCATAATAGCCAAACCCTTTACCGTTAAAGGGCTTGGAACAAGGCTGGCATCGGAATTTGCAGGACTGGCGGACAAGAAGGGACTGGTGCTGATCGTGGAGAGTTCGTCGGATGACATCGTGCTGGGCGACAAGGAAAAGATACAAAGAATCGTAAGAAACCTGTTGTCCAATGCCCTAAAGTTTACGGATGCCGGTTCTGTGACCCTTCGTCTGAGTTATGAGGGCGGCATGCTGTTTATCTCCGTGCATGATACCGGAACCGGAATGGACGAAGAGGAACAGCAGCAAATCTTTGATGCCTTCAGGCAGCTGAGCAATGCGGCAACGAAAGACGGATTCGGCTTGGGACTGTCTATCGTGAAAAACCTGGTGGATATGATGGATGGAAAGATTGAACTGTCGAGCAAGAAGAATGTCGGCAGTACCATCACAGTGGAAATCCCATTGCCACTGGTGCATGAGAAAGACATTGAAAGAGAGAATGAGATGATCGGGGACAACCGAGCGGAAGTGGTCGTCATAGACGATAATGAACTGATACTCCATCGAATGCAGGGCATCTTTGCGGAAAACGGAATCAGATGCGATACCAGTATGAGTATGGATGAATTGCTGGCTAAGATGCGTGAGAAGGACTATGACATTCTGTTTACCGACCTGAAGATGCAGGGCGCAAACGGATATGATGTGCTCAAGATCCTGCGAATGTCAAACATCGGAAATTCCCGGACGATACCCGTTGTTGCCGTGACGGGATCGGCAGGTATCACAGAGGACTATCTGACCGGGAAGGGCTTTTCGGGATGTCTATCCAAACCCTTCTCCCCGAACGAATTGATGTCGGTTGCCAACCGATTCATTCAGAAGGAGGTGAACGGGAAAGGGAACATAGACCTGATACCCCTATATGAATTTGGTGAGAAGCAAAGAACGCTGTGGCTTTTTGAGGAAGAGACGGAGGAGAACATCCGCCGTATTGACAAGGCCTGGGAGAAAGGCGACCGCCATGAGCTGAAAGAAATATTGCATAGCATGAGAGGAACCTGGGAACTGATAGGATGCGGTGAAAAGCTGAACCGCGTTTTTTCTTCCGTGAAGAATACTACCACTACTGACAAGGAAATAGCCCAGGGAATCTGTGAAATCAAACGGCAGTGCGAAGATATCATCCAGGCTATTCATGAAGAACAGGAAGGAGGAATGAAATGA
- a CDS encoding sigma-54 dependent transcriptional regulator — protein sequence MTKRIIVIEDSMTFCERICNMLKRQGWETSKAYNMRKGMELVREVDEFTIVLSDLRLPDGDGIQLLEWMRENGYENQFVIMTDYESYSSAVAAIKKGAANYFPKSEMQGELFEFLNALWKGNEHIAKSREKIFARTSEAFTKVIEQVNMFAPIQITVMILGESGTGKEHIARMIHEKSKRANKPFVTLDCGTLNEQLAASTLLGHEKGAFTGADNARVGVFEEAKGGTLFLDEIGNLSLEVQKMLLRVVQEQRFRRVGGTKDIEADVRLVLATNEDLGKAVNNDTFKHDLLQRLCETIIELPPLREAVEDVRPLAEFFLRRYKLRFGKEIDGFSTGAIKALETYTWPGNVRELKRVIKNAVVMAKEKQITEENLKFDSFSGTTSGTTALRDVDSERERIIGALKLAKGNHTKAAEILKIGRTTLYNLKEKYGIE from the coding sequence ATGACGAAGCGAATCATAGTGATAGAAGACAGTATGACCTTCTGTGAACGCATCTGTAATATGCTGAAGCGTCAGGGGTGGGAGACTTCCAAAGCCTACAACATGCGCAAGGGCATGGAACTGGTGCGGGAGGTGGATGAGTTTACCATCGTACTCTCTGACCTTCGGTTGCCCGATGGAGACGGCATCCAACTGTTGGAATGGATGCGGGAGAATGGTTATGAGAACCAGTTTGTCATCATGACGGACTATGAGAGTTATTCCTCTGCCGTGGCAGCCATCAAGAAGGGCGCAGCCAATTATTTTCCGAAGAGTGAGATGCAGGGAGAGCTGTTTGAATTTCTGAATGCCCTGTGGAAAGGGAATGAACATATCGCCAAGAGTCGTGAGAAAATCTTTGCCCGGACCAGTGAAGCCTTCACGAAGGTGATAGAACAGGTGAATATGTTTGCTCCCATCCAGATAACGGTGATGATCCTGGGAGAGAGCGGAACGGGGAAAGAGCATATCGCCCGGATGATACATGAGAAAAGCAAGAGAGCCAACAAGCCATTCGTCACCTTGGATTGCGGCACCCTGAATGAACAGCTTGCCGCCTCTACACTTCTGGGGCATGAGAAGGGTGCTTTTACCGGGGCAGACAATGCCCGTGTGGGCGTGTTCGAGGAGGCGAAGGGAGGAACCCTGTTTCTGGACGAGATAGGCAACCTATCTTTGGAGGTGCAGAAGATGTTGCTGCGAGTGGTGCAGGAACAGCGATTCAGACGAGTAGGTGGAACAAAGGACATCGAGGCTGATGTGCGGTTGGTGCTGGCTACGAATGAAGATTTGGGCAAGGCAGTGAACAATGATACCTTCAAGCATGACCTGCTGCAACGTCTCTGCGAGACCATTATCGAGTTGCCGCCATTGCGAGAGGCGGTAGAGGATGTCAGACCATTGGCAGAATTCTTTCTGAGGAGATACAAACTGCGGTTCGGAAAAGAGATAGATGGTTTCAGTACCGGAGCCATCAAGGCTTTGGAAACCTATACCTGGCCAGGTAATGTGAGAGAACTGAAACGGGTCATCAAAAATGCCGTGGTCATGGCGAAAGAGAAGCAGATCACGGAAGAGAACCTGAAGTTTGATTCTTTTTCGGGGACTACATCGGGGACGACGGCGCTGCGAGATGTGGATTCGGAACGGGAACGAATCATTGGAGCCTTGAAACTCGCTAAGGGAAATCATACCAAAGCCGCAGAGATACTGAAGATTGGACGGACGACATTGTACAATCTGAAGGAGAAGTATGGTATAGAATAG
- a CDS encoding RteC domain-containing protein yields MSYNILIETAFFKVINNLGGKMEMGQIQEEYHQFVTQVIDLCHRTSESKEALHALVFAETELQYHPLLHPDTGCTLGLYIKKALSFIRKMMLQVKASVGKGASVAVAHEKTDKALPICWTGNAVDLVEMVYGICVMGSVNDGEVKFKELAQAMYQFFGVKAKDCYRFYTDIRRRKNYSRTYFLDKMQEKLNDKMRRDDELERMRR; encoded by the coding sequence ATGAGCTATAATATATTGATAGAGACAGCCTTCTTCAAGGTTATCAACAATCTTGGTGGAAAGATGGAGATGGGGCAGATCCAGGAGGAGTATCACCAGTTTGTAACTCAGGTTATAGACCTGTGCCACCGTACGTCAGAGAGCAAGGAGGCTCTGCATGCCCTGGTGTTTGCAGAGACAGAGTTGCAATACCATCCTCTGTTACATCCAGATACAGGATGTACTCTTGGACTGTATATCAAGAAAGCCCTGTCGTTCATCCGTAAGATGATGCTGCAGGTAAAGGCAAGCGTGGGCAAGGGGGCTTCTGTTGCTGTTGCCCATGAGAAGACGGACAAGGCTTTGCCGATATGCTGGACGGGGAACGCAGTAGACCTCGTAGAGATGGTATATGGCATCTGCGTGATGGGAAGTGTGAATGACGGCGAAGTGAAATTCAAAGAGCTGGCTCAAGCCATGTACCAATTCTTTGGTGTCAAGGCCAAGGACTGCTACCGTTTTTATACCGATATCCGGAGACGTAAGAACTACAGTCGTACTTACTTTCTGGACAAGATGCAGGAGAAGTTGAATGATAAGATGCGACGGGATGATGAATTGGAGAGAATGAGGAGATGA
- a CDS encoding Abi family protein, whose amino-acid sequence MERYTKPPLTYQQQVELLKSRGLQFADEARAKRHLANISYYRMSAYMLPFKEANQEGEILDSFKKDITWDCVYNLYVFDRKLRLLVFDAIERLEVAIRTQIIYQLSHKYGSHWQDRQDIFNEPKTIMLRDGKQITIDVYSEIQSHIREQLHNNRAEVFIQHYTSKYYDPVNPPSWMSVEIMYFNHLSRICMGLKNRADIAGIASYFGLPPKTFCSWLHAINYVRNICAHHARLWNRDMSIVPERLEFSKKHKWLREPHKARLKKFYYTACILNYLLQTVNPTSPFKTRLIALLDEYKDVVSLPAMGFPEDWKDEEMWKI is encoded by the coding sequence ATGGAAAGATATACAAAGCCACCATTGACCTATCAGCAGCAGGTTGAACTCCTCAAATCCAGAGGGCTTCAATTTGCTGACGAGGCACGTGCCAAAAGGCATCTTGCCAATATCAGCTATTATAGGATGAGTGCCTATATGCTGCCTTTTAAAGAAGCCAATCAAGAAGGAGAGATATTGGATTCTTTCAAGAAAGATATCACCTGGGATTGCGTCTATAACCTTTATGTTTTTGACAGAAAGCTCCGTTTGTTGGTATTTGATGCGATAGAAAGGCTTGAGGTAGCCATCAGAACTCAGATTATCTACCAATTAAGTCATAAATACGGTTCGCATTGGCAAGACAGACAGGATATATTCAATGAACCCAAGACCATCATGTTGCGTGATGGCAAGCAGATAACCATTGATGTATATTCGGAAATACAAAGTCATATCAGGGAACAGCTGCATAACAATCGTGCTGAGGTATTCATACAGCATTATACCAGCAAGTACTATGATCCGGTGAACCCACCTTCTTGGATGAGTGTGGAAATTATGTATTTCAACCATCTTTCAAGAATATGTATGGGGTTGAAGAACCGTGCTGACATAGCGGGTATCGCCTCGTATTTCGGATTGCCTCCGAAGACATTTTGCTCCTGGTTGCATGCCATCAACTACGTGAGGAACATCTGTGCCCATCATGCCCGTCTTTGGAATCGAGATATGAGTATCGTGCCGGAGCGGTTGGAATTTTCCAAAAAGCACAAATGGCTCAGAGAACCTCATAAGGCGAGATTGAAGAAATTCTATTATACTGCCTGTATCCTGAACTATCTGTTGCAGACGGTGAATCCTACTTCTCCATTCAAAACCAGGCTGATAGCATTGTTGGATGAGTATAAAGATGTCGTGTCGCTACCTGCCATGGGCTTCCCTGAGGATTGGAAAGACGAAGAAATGTGGAAAATTTGA
- a CDS encoding RloB family protein codes for MPYKKRSYYKHEEAKARDYSLFVIACEGTKTEPSYFAPFDNFERIKVRILEHKQTESAPSHVLASAKKYMTEEGLNAEDGDSLWCVIDVDKWPIDMIKELGSFCINTPGCHIAISNPCFEVWLLYHKLTDLKDIDCSKSHNVKVALSKLTPGGFSATEYVKLMAQAIINAKAKDSQPGEQHYFPALKETKVYELGEALMERIGKNSWQDFINKNI; via the coding sequence ATGCCATATAAAAAACGCAGCTACTATAAGCATGAGGAAGCCAAGGCAAGAGACTATAGTCTTTTTGTTATCGCATGTGAGGGTACAAAGACAGAACCAAGTTATTTTGCACCGTTCGATAATTTCGAACGTATCAAGGTTAGAATCTTGGAGCATAAGCAAACTGAGTCTGCCCCTTCACATGTATTGGCATCAGCGAAAAAGTATATGACAGAAGAGGGGCTGAATGCTGAAGATGGTGACTCTCTCTGGTGTGTTATCGACGTGGACAAATGGCCTATTGACATGATAAAAGAATTGGGTAGTTTCTGCATAAACACCCCAGGATGTCATATAGCCATCAGTAATCCATGTTTTGAGGTATGGCTTCTATACCACAAGCTTACTGATTTGAAAGATATAGATTGTTCTAAGTCTCACAACGTAAAGGTTGCTTTGTCAAAACTCACCCCTGGTGGATTTTCGGCAACTGAATATGTAAAACTGATGGCTCAAGCTATCATTAACGCTAAAGCCAAGGACTCTCAACCTGGAGAGCAACATTACTTCCCAGCACTTAAAGAAACCAAAGTATATGAACTGGGTGAGGCTTTAATGGAAAGGATTGGCAAAAATAGTTGGCAGGATTTTATAAACAAGAATATTTAA
- a CDS encoding ATP/GTP-binding protein, whose translation MLIRFDFSNIFSFLEETEFNMLPAKSLKSHTDHLHKINTNVNVLKGSVIYGANGAGKSNMIKAANLLRDIVLKGRVPSDIRYIRNKFSDEVTPVSQSVEFSYKNKIYNYGVTYVSKLCLEEWLYETGVEKDEMVFERTYSKETNKPVVKMGRKYVDGDEKKALLVSLLEDNILKNDELLIKHEDIIKEPRINRVREWFKDNLKIFFPETKSASIFDTQYENLKFKHFSEKLLRSFDVGIQDIELHEDDLDKFVSQTGMPLDKIFEDIKTNLKKEESGVIETQYFTIGVTKEEDDKYMIRRITTSHVVNNKAVSFELKEESDGTQRLFDFAPVLYDLMQSDKTIIVDEIDRSIHANLLKMFVEKVMGMPILGQIIFSSHESCLLDCSIFRNDEIWFVEKDRKNQSSRFYTLNDFKPRNDLDIQKGYLKGRFGAIPFLAHLEDLKWED comes from the coding sequence ATGCTTATCAGATTCGACTTTAGTAACATCTTTTCTTTTTTAGAAGAAACGGAGTTCAATATGTTGCCTGCAAAATCTTTGAAGAGTCATACAGACCATCTTCATAAGATTAATACCAACGTGAATGTTCTGAAAGGTTCAGTCATTTACGGTGCAAATGGTGCTGGCAAATCAAATATGATTAAAGCAGCAAATTTGCTGCGTGACATTGTTTTAAAAGGTAGAGTTCCTTCTGACATCAGATATATCAGAAATAAATTTTCTGATGAGGTTACTCCTGTCTCACAATCAGTAGAGTTCAGCTATAAGAATAAAATATATAACTATGGAGTTACTTATGTGTCAAAGCTCTGCTTGGAGGAATGGCTTTATGAAACAGGTGTAGAAAAAGATGAAATGGTCTTTGAACGTACCTACTCTAAAGAGACAAACAAACCTGTTGTCAAAATGGGCAGGAAATATGTCGATGGTGATGAAAAAAAGGCTCTATTGGTTAGTTTGCTGGAAGATAACATTTTGAAAAATGATGAATTACTTATCAAACATGAGGATATTATCAAAGAGCCAAGAATCAACAGAGTCAGGGAATGGTTCAAAGACAATCTGAAAATCTTCTTCCCTGAGACCAAGTCTGCGTCTATTTTTGATACTCAATACGAAAATCTGAAATTCAAGCATTTTTCTGAAAAGCTCTTAAGAAGTTTTGATGTAGGCATTCAAGACATAGAGTTGCATGAAGATGATTTGGATAAATTTGTCTCGCAGACTGGTATGCCTTTGGATAAAATTTTCGAGGACATCAAGACTAATCTCAAAAAAGAAGAGTCTGGTGTGATTGAAACGCAGTATTTTACTATTGGCGTTACAAAGGAAGAAGATGATAAATATATGATCCGAAGAATAACAACCAGTCATGTTGTAAACAACAAGGCTGTGAGTTTCGAGTTAAAAGAGGAATCGGATGGTACACAACGATTGTTTGATTTTGCGCCAGTTCTTTATGACCTGATGCAGTCTGACAAGACTATCATTGTCGATGAGATTGACAGGAGTATCCATGCCAACCTATTGAAGATGTTTGTAGAAAAAGTGATGGGAATGCCTATCCTTGGACAAATTATCTTCTCATCCCACGAATCATGCCTTCTTGATTGCTCTATCTTCAGGAATGATGAGATTTGGTTTGTTGAGAAAGACAGAAAGAACCAAAGCTCTCGTTTCTATACGCTTAATGATTTCAAACCACGAAATGATTTGGACATTCAAAAAGGCTACTTGAAAGGACGCTTTGGAGCTATTCCTTTCTTAGCTCATTTAGAGGATTTAAAATGGGAGGACTGA
- the mobC gene encoding conjugal transfer protein MobC, translated as MAQEDDLRALGKIMDFLRAVSIILAIMNVYWYCYEAMHIWGVTIGVVDRILINFNRTGGLFHSILYTKLFSLLLLALSCLGTKGVKAEKMSWNRIFTVLAVGFFLFFLNWWILLLPISYLGNATLYIFTMTAGYICLLMGGLWMSRLLKHNLMEDVFNNENESFMQETKLMENEYSVNLPTRFYYKKKWQRGWINVVNPFRATIVLGTPGSGKSFAVVNNYIKQQIEKGYSMYIYDFKFSDLSTIAYNHMMNHQNGYKVKPQFYVINFDDPRRSHRCNPIHPDFMSDISDAYESAYTIMLNLNKTWVQKQGDFFVESPIILFAAIIWYLRIYKDGKYCTFPHAIELLNRRYEDVFPILTSYPELENYLSPFMDAWQGGAMEQLAGQIASAKIPLSRMISPQLYWVMSASEFTLDINNPEEPKILCVGNNPDRQNIYGAALGLYNSRIVKLINKKGQLKSSVIIDELPTIYFKGLDNLIATARSNKVAVCLGFQDFSQLVRDYGDKEAKVVINTVGNIFSGQVVGETAKTLSERFGKVLQKRQSISINRQDVSTSINTQMDSLIPPSKISGLTQGMFVGSVSDNFTERIEQKIFHAEIVVDTDKVKREESHYQPIPIVNDFKDTDGNDCMKQAIQDNYNRIKEDVKLIVKDELERIAADENLKHLIQK; from the coding sequence ATGGCACAAGAAGACGATTTGAGAGCATTGGGGAAAATTATGGATTTTCTCCGTGCTGTGAGTATCATACTCGCAATTATGAATGTATATTGGTATTGCTACGAGGCAATGCACATTTGGGGAGTGACAATCGGGGTGGTTGACAGAATCCTGATCAACTTCAACCGTACAGGTGGTTTGTTTCATTCCATTCTCTATACCAAGCTGTTTTCGCTTCTTCTCCTGGCGCTCTCATGTTTGGGAACCAAGGGCGTGAAAGCAGAAAAGATGAGTTGGAACAGGATTTTTACGGTTCTTGCAGTTGGCTTCTTCTTGTTCTTCCTCAACTGGTGGATATTATTGTTGCCTATATCTTATTTGGGCAATGCCACGCTGTACATCTTTACAATGACAGCAGGTTATATCTGCCTGTTGATGGGTGGACTGTGGATGAGCCGACTCTTGAAGCACAACCTCATGGAGGATGTGTTCAATAATGAGAACGAGAGTTTCATGCAGGAGACCAAACTCATGGAGAACGAGTATTCTGTCAATCTGCCCACTCGCTTCTACTACAAGAAGAAATGGCAGAGAGGATGGATCAACGTGGTCAATCCGTTCCGAGCGACCATCGTGTTAGGTACACCGGGTAGTGGTAAGTCCTTTGCTGTCGTGAACAACTACATCAAACAGCAGATAGAGAAGGGGTATTCAATGTATATCTATGATTTCAAGTTTTCCGACCTTTCGACGATTGCCTACAACCACATGATGAACCATCAGAATGGATATAAGGTCAAGCCCCAGTTCTATGTCATCAACTTTGACGATCCTCGCAGAAGTCATCGCTGTAATCCTATTCACCCAGATTTTATGAGTGACATTTCCGATGCTTATGAGAGTGCATACACCATCATGCTCAATCTCAACAAGACGTGGGTACAGAAGCAGGGCGACTTCTTCGTGGAGAGTCCGATTATTCTGTTTGCTGCCATCATCTGGTACCTAAGAATCTACAAGGACGGAAAGTATTGCACCTTTCCTCATGCCATCGAACTGCTCAACCGCAGATACGAAGATGTCTTTCCGATACTAACGAGCTATCCCGAACTTGAAAATTATTTATCTCCGTTCATGGATGCCTGGCAAGGTGGGGCGATGGAGCAGTTGGCGGGTCAGATTGCAAGCGCAAAGATTCCGTTGTCACGAATGATCTCACCACAACTCTATTGGGTGATGTCCGCAAGCGAGTTTACACTCGACATCAACAATCCCGAAGAACCGAAGATTCTATGTGTCGGCAACAATCCCGACCGTCAGAACATTTATGGTGCGGCACTTGGCTTGTACAACAGCCGCATAGTGAAACTCATCAACAAGAAGGGACAACTCAAATCATCCGTTATCATTGACGAGTTGCCGACCATCTATTTCAAAGGCTTGGATAATCTGATTGCTACGGCACGAAGCAACAAGGTTGCCGTCTGCTTGGGCTTTCAGGACTTCTCACAGTTGGTCCGTGATTATGGGGATAAGGAGGCAAAGGTGGTTATCAATACCGTTGGTAATATCTTCAGCGGACAGGTTGTTGGCGAGACCGCCAAGACTTTATCCGAGCGCTTTGGAAAAGTGCTCCAAAAGCGTCAGTCCATTTCCATCAACCGTCAGGATGTCTCTACGTCCATCAATACCCAAATGGATAGTCTCATTCCGCCAAGCAAGATTAGTGGTCTTACCCAAGGTATGTTTGTCGGCTCTGTTTCCGACAACTTCACCGAGCGCATAGAGCAGAAAATCTTCCATGCCGAGATTGTCGTTGACACCGACAAAGTAAAGCGAGAGGAAAGCCATTATCAGCCTATCCCTATCGTCAACGATTTCAAGGATACCGATGGCAACGACTGCATGAAGCAAGCCATTCAGGACAACTACAATCGGATAAAGGAGGATGTCAAGCTGATTGTCAAGGACGAGCTGGAACGCATCGCTGCTGACGAGAATTTGAAGCACTTGATACAGAAGTAA
- the mobB gene encoding conjugal transfer protein MobB, protein MVAKISFGSSLYGALAYNGEKINKEEGKLLATNKIFDDCSGKTSIAYALRDFQRYLSPHIRTEKPVVHISLNPHPDDVLTDMDMENIAREYLERMGYGNQPYMVYKHEDIDRHHMHIVTIRVDENGKCLDSRYNYHRSKAITRDLEEKYNLHKADRKQRQADNPLRKVDVSQGNVKKQVANTVKSLCATYRFQSLGEYRTLLSLYNISLEEVRGEVGGREYHGFVYSATDGQGNKVGNPFKASKIDKSVGVEAIEKRFAYSTKKFKEEKKLSEMTRHSVEAVLKQTYNKDKFVELLKAKGIDVVFRHTADGRIYGATFIDHRTQSVFNGSRLGTNLSANALQEHFTLPYENEQPIPLAIPKEEDSGLEQELQGSGLFDEDGSGLGLMAGNGSSNEAQEAAFDRELRRKKKKRKGRSL, encoded by the coding sequence ATGGTCGCAAAGATAAGTTTCGGAAGTTCATTGTATGGCGCACTGGCATACAATGGTGAGAAGATTAACAAGGAAGAGGGAAAGCTCTTGGCAACGAACAAGATCTTCGATGATTGTTCGGGAAAGACGAGCATCGCCTATGCCTTGCGTGATTTCCAGCGATACCTTTCTCCGCACATCAGAACAGAGAAGCCTGTCGTGCATATATCCTTGAATCCGCATCCCGATGATGTGCTGACGGATATGGACATGGAGAACATCGCCCGTGAATACTTGGAGCGCATGGGATATGGCAACCAGCCATACATGGTTTACAAGCATGAGGATATCGACCGTCATCACATGCACATCGTGACCATCCGAGTGGATGAAAACGGCAAGTGTTTGGATAGCCGATACAACTACCATAGGAGCAAGGCTATCACCCGTGACTTGGAGGAGAAGTACAATCTCCACAAGGCAGACCGCAAGCAACGCCAAGCAGACAATCCGCTCCGTAAGGTGGATGTAAGCCAAGGCAATGTGAAAAAGCAGGTTGCCAACACCGTGAAATCACTCTGCGCCACCTACAGGTTCCAGTCCTTAGGCGAATACCGTACACTTCTTTCCTTATATAATATATCCTTGGAGGAAGTCAGAGGCGAAGTTGGCGGTCGTGAGTATCATGGTTTTGTCTATTCTGCCACGGACGGACAGGGCAACAAGGTGGGAAATCCTTTCAAGGCTTCCAAGATTGACAAATCTGTCGGTGTGGAGGCAATAGAAAAACGGTTCGCTTATTCTACCAAGAAGTTCAAGGAGGAAAAGAAACTCTCCGAGATGACCCGTCATAGCGTGGAAGCAGTCTTGAAGCAGACGTACAATAAGGATAAGTTTGTTGAACTGCTGAAAGCAAAGGGTATTGATGTTGTTTTCCGCCATACAGCTGACGGCCGTATCTACGGAGCAACATTTATTGACCACCGCACTCAAAGCGTGTTCAATGGTTCACGGCTTGGAACGAATCTTTCTGCCAATGCCCTACAGGAGCACTTCACCTTGCCTTACGAGAACGAACAGCCGATACCGCTTGCCATTCCAAAAGAAGAAGACTCTGGCTTGGAGCAGGAACTTCAAGGTTCTGGCTTGTTCGATGAGGACGGCAGCGGTCTTGGACTTATGGCAGGGAATGGTTCTTCCAACGAGGCACAGGAAGCAGCATTTGATAGAGAGTTGCGTAGAAAGAAGAAGAAACGTAAAGGACGAAGCCTTTAA